The following nucleotide sequence is from Candidatus Cloacimonadota bacterium.
AACACCCATGATGTCCATACTCATCTGGCAAGCGATCATCTGTACTCCGGTGCGTTTTGCCTGCATAATCATCATCTCCAGGCTGTCTACATTCTTATCTTTCATGCGCTTGCGCATCATCAAGGGACCCATGCCGGCAAAATTGATTTTTGATAAACCCAGACTGCTTGCGCCTTTGGGCATCATCATGCCAAAGATCTTGCCCATGGTGTCTTTATCTCTTTTAGGTGCTCCGGGTTTTTTGATTACATTCAATCCCCAGAAAGTGAAGAACATTGTAACTTTTTTGCCTGTAGAGGCTGCTCCGTTGGCAATTACAAATGATGCTAGAGCGCGGTCCAGATCATCACTGAACACAATGATAGTCTTGTTTTTACCTCTGTTGTTTCCACTTTCGAAGGACTGTCCTCCGCCTTTTTGCACCATTGCCACGATCTTTTTTCCCTCTATATTTACGCTTAAAAGCTTATTCTCGGTCATATTGCACCAAGCAGGAACATCTTTGGCAAAACCCGGATCACTGGCAGTGATCTTGAGGATATCGCCATCACTTAAGCGATCGATCTCATTTTTCAGGCGCATAATGGGTCCCGGGCATTGTAAGCCGCTTGCATCCACTACCACAGATTTGCCTTCGGTATTTGACTGTGTATGTTCTTTGCCCTGATAGATATGGTCATCTTTGCCAATGTATTCTCCGCTGAAGATATCTTCATTGCTCTGTTTCTGAGTCGCGTGTTCGTATGTGATGTATCCACCGCTAAGGTTAAGAACATCCTTAAATCCACTTTGCATCAGGATCCTGGCGGCAAAATAGGAACGCAATCCGGTACCACAGAAAACAATAGTTTTCTTGTCTTTAGAAATCTCGGATAGACGTTTGCGCATTTCGTCCACGGGGATGTTGATGCTGCCTTCAATGGTGCCCAGAGCGCTTTCTTCTTCTGTACGCACATCGATGAGGTTAATGTCTTTTAGATTTAGATCCCTGATCTTATCCCAATGTATTATTTTTACTAAACCTTTAACGATGTTTTCGGCTACCAATCCTGCCATATTGACGGGATCTTTGGCACTGGAAAAAGGTGGGGCATAGGCGTGTTCGATCTCTTGCATGTCATAGATAGTTTCGCCGTGTTTGAGAATGTGTGCCAGCATATCGGTGCGCTTGTCAACTCCGTCGAAGCCCACAATCTGTCCGCCGAGTAGTTTTCCGTTTTCGGGATTAAACACTATCTTAATCGTCAAGGGCAGAGCATCCGGATAGTAGCCTGCGTGGCTGCTTGCATGGATTATTGAGGATACATAGGGAATGTTGGATTTTTTTAATACTTTTTCGCTTACTCCGGTTGCACCTACGGTGAGATCAAAAACCTTGGCGATAGCGGTAGATATACTACCCTGATATTTACGAACATTGCCGTTTACAATGTTATCGGCTACCATACGACCTTGTTTGTTTGCGGGTCCCGCAAGATAGGTATGGCTTTCTTCACCGGTGATTGGATTGGGGAATACGATGGCATCGCCCAAAGCGTATATATCGGGATCACTGGTTTGCAAATATTCGTTTATCCTGATGCCTTTGTTATGTCCCAGTTCCAATCCGGCATCTTCGGCAAGTTTGCTATCCGGACGCACTCCGATGGATAAAATAACCAAATCCGTGGGCAAGCTACGTCCACTTTTCAGTCGAACCTGCAATCCACTTTTTTCGCGCACAAATGAATTAACTGCGTCTTTCAAGTAGAATTCCACATTCTTGGTCTTAAGGTGCTGATGTACGGCTGCTGCCATTTCATAATCCAGTGGCGTCATTACCTGCTCTGCCATCTCAACGATTGTAACCCTAATGCCCTTATCATGTAGATTTTCTGCCATTTCCAAGCCAATGAAACCGGCTCCAACAATCACAGCGTGTCTTACATCGTGCTTATCGATGTAATCCTTGATCTTATCTGTATCGGGAACGTTACGCAGAGTAAATATTACTTCATCTTGGATTCCTGGAATTGGCGGTCGCAATGGTTCAGCTCCCGGGGAAAGCACTAATTTGTCGTAACCCTCGCTATATTCACTACCATCCTTGCGTTGCACTGTTACAGTTTTGGCTTTACGGTCAATTGATACTACTTCTTGCTCGGTACGTACATCCACATTGAGTCTGGCGTTAAAGCTTTGCGGGGTTTGTACAAATAATCGATCCCGCTCAGATATTACGCCACCGATATAATAGGGAAGTCCGCAATTAGCATAGGATATATATTTCCCACGCTCGAACATGATAATATCAGCTTGTTCGTCAAGTCGTCTAAGACGGGCAGCAGTTGTGGCTCCACCGGCAACTCCACCTACGATAAGGTATTTTGGCATCGGGTATCCTCCTAAGGTTGATTATTATACTTCATAAAAAATATAATCCACCTTCAAAGGTTGGCAACTATCAAATAATGTTTCACGAAAATATTGAGGGATAACAAGTCTCACCACCTCATACTCCCATTGCATCAAGTTAACATTAAGCATGGATCAGCCAGAGATTCTCCCGTTGATTATAGAGAATAGCAACGCAAATCGGGCGTGAATTATTCTTTAAACAATAGGTAAGGGACGAGAATCATGAAGCTGCAATTGTGGGTAGACATGGATTTTGTCCGCTAGCAGCGGGCATCGAGGGTGGAGTATTTGAAAGAAGTCTGAAGCGTAGAAATATATCAAAATGAGTTGAAATAATTCCATGATTCAAGGAATTTCTTTCTAAATATTTGAAAAATAAGTTTTTATACTAATTAGACAGATGTCCTTAAACTGTGCTGATAGAAGTTATTAATATTCTATTCGGCAATTAGATAGCGCAGTTCATGTCAAACTTAGGTACTTGTATCTTCTTATCATTTTTGGGAGCGGAAAAAACATGATAGGAAAAAATTGCATAGGTAAAATTGTTGAATATTTTAGACATTTCCAAAATGCATAAAGCCTCACTAAAAAAGAACTTGACACAATTGCATGTATTCTGATATTTGTATTAAAATAGAATCCGAAATTCGCTTCTATCGGAGGCTAAAATACTTACACAGAGAGTGCTCCCCTGTTTAATGGGGATATTTTCGATTTTTTATGATAGATGAAGTTAACTAAAAGGAGTGCAATTATGAAAAAGCTTTTTTTCGTACTTGTTATTCTCATAAGCATTGTGCTTTTGAGAGGGCAGCCTATTGATGTTCGCAATATGACGGAGGAAGATTTTACTCCGGAGTTTTATGAGTATGTTAGGCAACAAAATACTAATACTAGGGGAGTGAGTTTTAACTTTCTTCCTCATCAAATTCCATATAATCTTCCAGATGATTTTCCGCCCTTAGAGTTTCACCAAGGACTGACCTGGGATAAAGATTTTGAACCCTACATTTCTAATTACAATGCTGGTGATCCGCTTTACATGTATTGGTCTCCCAATAGTGTATTTAATATATCCACAATTGAAGGAGAACCCAGTTCTTTGAGATTTGAGCCCGTCGATCCATTGTGGCATGGCAGTCAAGATGTGGCAATAACTATATCTGATGAAGAACTTGTTGAAGGATCCACAAATCAAAGTACATGGATATTTAATATTACTGTAGACAACGATCCAGAGGCACCGATATTTAATTTTCCCAATATTGATAACGACATTCCTTTGGGGTATCGATTCAACACAGATGAAGATGTTCCCCTAACGATCAACTTTGTAGGCTATATGACAGATACAGTTCGTTATATTAATTCAGTAGATAATATGTCTTATCCTACTGCTATTCAGCTGTATGTGACACGTCTTACCAGCGGAATGTCTTATTACCAGAGTGATAGTGGCAGTGGTTCTGGAGCAGGAATTGGTACAACTGTTACCTTCATTCCTCCCGAAAATGTTGTGGGAGATTATCAGGATTATATATTTTTGTTAAC
It contains:
- a CDS encoding FAD-dependent oxidoreductase, producing MPKYLIVGGVAGGATTAARLRRLDEQADIIMFERGKYISYANCGLPYYIGGVISERDRLFVQTPQSFNARLNVDVRTEQEVVSIDRKAKTVTVQRKDGSEYSEGYDKLVLSPGAEPLRPPIPGIQDEVIFTLRNVPDTDKIKDYIDKHDVRHAVIVGAGFIGLEMAENLHDKGIRVTIVEMAEQVMTPLDYEMAAAVHQHLKTKNVEFYLKDAVNSFVREKSGLQVRLKSGRSLPTDLVILSIGVRPDSKLAEDAGLELGHNKGIRINEYLQTSDPDIYALGDAIVFPNPITGEESHTYLAGPANKQGRMVADNIVNGNVRKYQGSISTAIAKVFDLTVGATGVSEKVLKKSNIPYVSSIIHASSHAGYYPDALPLTIKIVFNPENGKLLGGQIVGFDGVDKRTDMLAHILKHGETIYDMQEIEHAYAPPFSSAKDPVNMAGLVAENIVKGLVKIIHWDKIRDLNLKDINLIDVRTEEESALGTIEGSINIPVDEMRKRLSEISKDKKTIVFCGTGLRSYFAARILMQSGFKDVLNLSGGYITYEHATQKQSNEDIFSGEYIGKDDHIYQGKEHTQSNTEGKSVVVDASGLQCPGPIMRLKNEIDRLSDGDILKITASDPGFAKDVPAWCNMTENKLLSVNIEGKKIVAMVQKGGGQSFESGNNRGKNKTIIVFSDDLDRALASFVIANGAASTGKKVTMFFTFWGLNVIKKPGAPKRDKDTMGKIFGMMMPKGASSLGLSKINFAGMGPLMMRKRMKDKNVDSLEMMIMQAKRTGVQMIACQMSMDIMGVQASELIDGVTIGGVASYLEEAEKSNLNLFI